TTGCTGTGCTCAGCGCCGGAACCCTTGGCGTGCTGAGGCAAATTCTGGTAATAATCGACTAGTTTTGAGATGTTACTGCCAACTGCTCCCTTGGGGGTCTGCGCACTTGGGCGAGAGGTGTCTGCCAACCCAGAGGTAGAATCGCCTGACTCGGGAGCGGGGGCCTTTTTCTTTGAAACTGTCTTGTTGTAGAGCGATTTGAGCAGATAGGTCTCCGCCTGcttttgaatattttcagTGTTAaggtattttttatacaacGAATCAAACACAGCACCAGCGTCCTCGATATATTTTGACGAGCCTTCGCGCTTGTTAATGCCTAAATCAAGTATACAGGTTGTGAGTTAATGTTAATGACTATTGAGGAGCCAAATGGTCaaatagaatttaaataagtTAACAAGTGGCAATAGTTGCTGTGTAAACAGGAGCAAATTAACTTTGAGGAGAATAGgggtatttaataataaaatttgtgtatGCATGGCAATTTAAACCATAAGAGTCAATtgatatataaattaatactTAATAATGGCAAGTAGAGAGTGAATAAAGAAACTAATAGAGGGCATAGAAACTAACCTGGAGGTGTTTTTAGcatttcatattttacagtatCCAACCTCTAAAAACCATGAAATACCACCAATAATTGGCATATGTCCCTTTATTGATGTGACGAGGTTAATTGAAAGgaattaacataaattacaCACCAATACGGTCTAATTAaagtgaaataaaaataatttacaataataacagaAAATAGCCCTTAGAAAttattgaaaataaaaataggGTACAATTagtagataaataataataaacgagcctgaataaaaaaaattccCACACATTCctcataaaattaaattgtatCCATCGCACTAGTTTTTAACTAAAATTTGCTAACTtctaattaattatatactaACTACCATTAGGTAATATTATCTAGTGGTAATTGGTGTAAAATAACTGTaataaagtaataaaagCCGCAAGCcgagaataaataattacagTCACCCAGTAAATATAAGAAATAGCCactgataaataatatatacagtttaaatagagtaaataaGATTTTGAAATAGATAAAAGATTAAAAAGATGGCACAATTAGTCCAACCAAATCTATCGCTAAACCTGAACCAATTCTTCCAAAAGCACATTTTGTTGAATGATCTACAGTACGACTACTACTCAAAGTATCTGGCGGCAGCCTGTAAGTCGCAGGGAGGCTCCGAAGTGGTGATATTGACGAAGGAAGGCAGCCTTCTGAACGTGCTGTCCTACTTCAACACGGAGTACGAACCAGTGTTCGTGTCGTGGGCGCCGCCGACGCTCTCAGCCCACACAGGCTACGGGACGAGCCACAGCTCATCGAGCGACAACGTGTTGGTGGTGGTGACCACAGAAAACGCACTGTGTATGTACAAAAACAGCAGCAACTGCGTGGGAGCCTGGGACCTGGTGTTCAGAAGCACAGAGCTCAGCAAGTCAATAAGCTGCCTGGCGACGACAGGAGTGCCAGGAACCGCAGGAGGGAACGTAGACAACCTGCTGGTGGCGCTGGGCTCGCACCTGGGAGTGGTGACAGTGGTGCCGCTTAACACACTATCGCTGCCGAACCGTCCAGTGAACCACAGAGAAAACACCCCCCTGGAAAACCACTCAGTAACCGGCTCAGTGGAAACGCTTAACGCACACAACGGAGGTGTGACAGCATTGGGGTTCAGCAGCCCAGACCCGATGAGCGGAAACAAGCTGATGCTGGCAACAGGAGGACTGGATAACACAGTGAAACTCTGGGA
The sequence above is a segment of the Theileria orientalis strain Shintoku DNA, chromosome 3, complete genome genome. Coding sequences within it:
- a CDS encoding uncharacterized protein (WD40 repeat-like domain containing protein), with protein sequence MAQLVQPNLSLNLNQFFQKHILLNDLQYDYYSKYLAAACKSQGGSEVVILTKEGSLLNVLSYFNTEYEPVFVSWAPPTLSAHTGYGTSHSSSSDNVLVVVTTENALCMYKNSSNCVGAWDLVFRSTELSKSISCLATTGVPGTAGGNVDNLLVALGSHLGVVTVVPLNTLSLPNRPVNHRENTPLENHSVTGSVETLNAHNGGVTALGFSSPDPMSGNKLMLATGGLDNTVKLWEYEDNFMLKKVLKLAPSEETCTTYLGDGAAEKEGHRALKRVSSLAFSKRGELAAATDSSVYIFGNAHDWVLFQVLSLGTSHQEKNAGGPSGALERHGERGLVLSFSNDKLVLMRDTESYVLKRSDKGLFEMESRLER